A portion of the Halogeometricum sp. S1BR25-6 genome contains these proteins:
- a CDS encoding dodecin, whose amino-acid sequence MVYKKITLIGHSDESFDAAVDNAADRAEETLDNVHWIEVESMGVEIASVEGRQYQAEVEVAFQLEGDGE is encoded by the coding sequence ATGGTATACAAGAAGATCACACTCATCGGGCACAGCGACGAGAGCTTCGACGCGGCCGTCGACAACGCCGCAGACCGCGCCGAGGAGACGCTCGACAACGTCCACTGGATCGAAGTCGAGAGCATGGGCGTGGAGATAGCCAGCGTCGAGGGACGCCAGTACCAGGCCGAGGTCGAAGTCGCCTTCCAACTCGAAGGCGACGGCGAGTAA